Proteins co-encoded in one Seriola aureovittata isolate HTS-2021-v1 ecotype China chromosome 1, ASM2101889v1, whole genome shotgun sequence genomic window:
- the tlnrd1 gene encoding talin rod domain-containing protein 1, with protein MASGGSGKSASEGSTSIPSGSLQQRKRLSSICDTCKGKMQLVADLLLLSSETRPVMTSEGVAVADTFDQCRDTVIARTKELSILTHDIQSQLNMGRYIEVGDRLLEMADLVVSLTECSAHAAYLAAVETPGSQPCLPGLVDRYKVTRCRHEVEQSCGVLRITPLPDLTPQLLLELSQNISTNLKTLTDISSLASERSRDRFAKEQFKLSVKSMSTSGTAFLACVKEVKTQPSELTRNRCVLFSAALVQAVSALVGFATEPQFLGRAASISTEGKGVQTAVLGGAMSVVSACVLLTQGLRDVAQHPESSSKMADYRERLRNSACAVSDGCTLLTQALRERSSPRTLPPVNSHSVN; from the coding sequence ATGGCTAGTGGTGGTTCTGGCAAATCGGCGAGTGAGGGATCAACCAGCATACCCAGTGGCAGTTTGCAGCAGAGAAAGCgtctctcctccatctgtgaCACATGTAAGGGAAAGATGCAGCTGGTGGCTGACCTCCTCTTGCTGTCCAGTGAGACCAGGCCGGTCATGACCTCTGAAGGcgtggcagtggctgacacctTTGACCAGTGCCGTGACACGGTCATCGCCAGGACTAAAGAACTCTCCATTCTCACCCACGACATCCAGAGCCAGCTCAACATGGGCCGCTACATCGAGGTGGGGGACCGCCTTTTGGAGATGGCTGACCTTGTGGTGTCATTGACTGAGTGCTCAGCCCACGCCGCTTACCTGGCGGCCGTGGAGACCCCTGGCTCTCAACCCTGCCTGCCAGGTCTGGTGGACCGATACAAGGTAACCCGCTGCCGGCACGAGGTGGAACAGAGCTGTGGTGTCCTCCGTATCACACCCCTACCAGACCTCACCCCCCAGCTCCTCCTCGAGCTCTCTCAAAACATCTCCACCAACCTCAAGACTCTGACGGACATCTCGTCGCTGGCCAGTGAGAGGTCCAGGGACCGCTTTGCAAAAGAACAGTTCAAACTGAGCGTGAAGAGCATGAGCACGAGCGGCACAGCCTTCCTGGCGTGTGTCAAAGAGGTGAAAACCCAGCCCAGTGAGCTAACCAGAAACCGCTGCGTCCTTTTCAGTGCCGCCCTGGTCCAGGCTGTGAGCGCTCTGGTCGGGTTCGCCACAGAGCCCCAGTTCCTGGGAAGAGCTGCGAGTATCTCCACTGAAGGGAAGGGGGTACAGACTGCAGTGTTAGGGGGGGCCATGAGTGTGGTATCAGCCTGTGTCCTCCTCACTCAGGGCCTCAGGGACGTTGCCCAGCATCCCGAGAGCAGCTCCAAAATGGCAGACTACCGGGAGCGTCTGCGTAACTCGGCGTGCGCTGTGTCTGACGGCTGCACGCTGCTCACTCAGGCACTCAGAGAACGCTCCTCTCCAAGAACTCTGCCGCCAGTCAACTCTCATTCTGTGAATTAG